From Methanoculleus oceani, a single genomic window includes:
- a CDS encoding ABC transporter ATP-binding protein gives MSVIDVEHLEKVFRIPHEKRTTIFEALTGLLRPTNYETFPALRDVTFSVEEGEMLGIIGENGSGKSTLLKILAGIMRPTSGTVTVNRRMTPFLELGVGFNPDFTAVENIRTYATIMGLSKREINGKVDEILAFAGLETFRDAKLKNFSSGMQVRLAFSTAIQTNPEILLMDEVLAVGDMEFQQKCMDVLNRYRNEGVTIVFVSHDLGSVRRFCDRTLLLRHGEQVALGETDEVIDRYVYGKVAEEPPTEDALPVDDETSPGNGRVKITGVKYLNKFGSESARFNAFDPMTIRIFYSARDRVPDPVFGIALYSERGEHLYGTNTELKDVSIEYIIGEGHIDLQIDRIPMLAGRFLVTVAAHTHSGERYDWQDKAYSFDVIPTGRDAGLFDIPCLWRR, from the coding sequence ATGAGCGTCATCGACGTCGAACACCTGGAGAAGGTCTTCCGCATTCCGCACGAGAAGCGGACGACCATCTTTGAAGCCCTGACCGGCCTTCTCAGGCCTACAAACTACGAGACCTTCCCTGCTCTGCGGGACGTGACGTTCTCGGTAGAGGAGGGAGAGATGCTCGGGATCATCGGGGAGAACGGGAGCGGGAAGAGCACGCTCTTAAAGATCCTCGCCGGGATCATGCGGCCGACGTCGGGGACGGTCACCGTCAACCGCCGAATGACGCCATTCCTCGAGCTCGGTGTCGGGTTCAACCCGGATTTCACGGCGGTCGAGAATATCCGGACCTACGCGACGATCATGGGCCTCTCGAAGCGGGAGATCAACGGCAAGGTCGACGAGATCCTGGCGTTTGCCGGGCTTGAGACGTTTCGGGACGCGAAACTGAAGAACTTCTCCTCCGGCATGCAGGTGCGGCTCGCCTTCTCGACCGCGATTCAGACCAACCCTGAGATACTGTTGATGGACGAGGTGCTCGCCGTCGGCGACATGGAGTTCCAGCAGAAGTGTATGGATGTGCTGAACCGCTACCGCAACGAGGGCGTCACGATCGTCTTCGTCTCCCACGACCTTGGTTCGGTCAGGCGGTTCTGCGACCGGACACTTCTCCTCCGGCACGGAGAGCAGGTGGCTCTCGGGGAGACGGATGAGGTGATCGACCGGTATGTCTACGGGAAGGTCGCGGAGGAACCCCCTACCGAAGACGCCCTTCCCGTCGATGATGAGACGTCCCCCGGGAACGGGCGGGTGAAGATCACGGGCGTAAAGTACCTCAACAAGTTTGGCTCTGAGAGCGCCCGGTTCAACGCCTTCGATCCAATGACCATCCGGATCTTCTACTCGGCCCGGGATCGGGTCCCGGATCCGGTCTTCGGCATCGCTCTCTACTCCGAACGCGGGGAGCACCTCTATGGGACGAATACCGAGTTGAAAGACGTTTCGATCGAGTATATTATCGGCGAGGGGCATATAGATCTCCAGATTGACCGGATTCCGATGCTCGCCGGGCGTTTCTTGGTGACGGTTGCAGCCCACACCCACAGCGGGGAGCGCTATGACTGGCAGGACAAGGCGTATTCGTTCGATGTCATCCCCACAGGGAGGGATGCCGGGCTCTTTGATATTCCCTGTTTATGGCGGCGGTGA
- a CDS encoding class I SAM-dependent methyltransferase, translated as MSDTPFEIKDDEINVEEIMGKIRENIRRRKEAGVYPPDPSPAAPQDPAGANTEIARDLAYLSGNWNIQNNSYFISSHRPVVGKYLVKGRELVHGEVRRYVDPVIWKQAEFNRATGRVLEDVARQVSEIESLRQQIREDTTRQIQATIGEVRSRLKERLREQDIEVRNGISEAEEQIRNEVAELVAQVKAEIAEEVGEQIRAELTGLAPQLKAEIARKVEERLRGEVTAAVTQAKAEIITEAEERIPGEVTEQVQSAILAMDTDIENRAWLAKVLEGRALEGASGAAERPESPSAGTGVNYIAFEDHFRGSREDIKERQRAFVHYFEGCSNVLDIGCGRGEFLELMREQGIGVRGVDLDETMVEFCRSRDLAVELNDAVLYLEHLEDASLDGVFIDQVVEHLEPGYLVRLLDLCYRKLKSGYYLVAETVNPLSFVSFANFYIDMTHVRPVHPETLKFLFGAVGFREIEAQFSSPVPDEARLRQLPVEERVNEAERLQADIYNRNIGLLNETIYGAQDYAVVGKK; from the coding sequence ATGAGCGATACTCCGTTTGAGATCAAGGACGACGAGATCAACGTCGAAGAGATAATGGGAAAGATCCGGGAGAACATCCGGCGAAGGAAGGAGGCCGGGGTCTACCCACCTGACCCGAGCCCGGCAGCCCCGCAGGATCCGGCCGGGGCCAACACCGAGATCGCGCGGGACCTTGCCTATCTCTCCGGCAACTGGAACATCCAGAACAACAGTTACTTCATCAGTTCCCACCGGCCCGTCGTCGGGAAGTATCTGGTAAAGGGCCGGGAGCTCGTTCACGGCGAGGTCCGGCGCTACGTCGACCCGGTGATCTGGAAGCAGGCCGAGTTCAACCGGGCTACAGGCCGGGTGCTCGAAGACGTGGCCCGGCAGGTATCCGAGATCGAGTCCCTCCGGCAGCAGATCAGGGAGGACACCACCAGACAGATCCAGGCGACTATCGGTGAGGTGCGCTCAAGGCTCAAGGAGCGGCTCCGGGAGCAGGATATTGAGGTCAGGAACGGGATCTCGGAGGCCGAGGAGCAGATCCGAAATGAGGTCGCGGAGCTGGTCGCACAGGTGAAAGCGGAGATCGCCGAAGAGGTCGGGGAGCAGATCCGGGCCGAGTTGACGGGACTTGCCCCGCAGTTGAAAGCCGAGATCGCCCGGAAGGTCGAGGAACGGCTCAGAGGCGAGGTTACGGCGGCGGTCACGCAGGCGAAGGCCGAGATAATCACAGAGGCTGAGGAGCGGATCCCGGGCGAGGTCACAGAGCAGGTGCAGTCCGCAATCCTCGCGATGGACACCGATATCGAGAACCGGGCGTGGCTGGCGAAGGTTCTTGAGGGCAGGGCTCTCGAGGGTGCATCCGGGGCGGCTGAACGCCCCGAATCTCCCTCTGCCGGGACGGGGGTGAACTACATCGCCTTTGAGGACCACTTCCGGGGCTCCCGGGAGGATATCAAGGAGCGGCAGAGGGCGTTCGTCCACTACTTCGAGGGCTGCAGCAACGTTCTCGACATCGGCTGCGGCCGGGGTGAGTTCCTCGAACTGATGCGGGAGCAGGGCATCGGGGTCCGCGGCGTGGACCTCGACGAGACGATGGTGGAGTTCTGCCGCTCCCGGGATCTCGCGGTCGAACTGAACGATGCGGTTTTGTACCTCGAACATCTCGAGGACGCGAGTCTTGATGGGGTCTTTATTGACCAAGTCGTCGAGCACCTCGAGCCTGGCTATCTTGTCCGGCTGCTCGATCTCTGTTACCGGAAATTGAAATCTGGCTACTATCTCGTCGCCGAGACGGTGAACCCGCTCTCGTTTGTCTCGTTTGCGAATTTCTACATCGACATGACCCATGTCAGGCCGGTTCATCCTGAGACGCTGAAATTCCTTTTTGGGGCTGTGGGATTCAGGGAGATCGAGGCTCAGTTCTCCTCACCGGTACCGGATGAAGCGAGGCTGCGGCAGCTGCCAGTGGAGGAGAGGGTAAACGAGGCAGAACGGCTGCAGGCTGACATTTACAACAGAAACATCGGTTTGTTGAACGAAACGATCTATGGAGCGCAGGACTATGCAGTTGTTGGAAAGAAGTAA
- a CDS encoding glycosyltransferase gives MLDLTESNGSKIDGVIATKFPSYLVKHDTKVVWLLHQHRQAYDLAHTQFDNLATYGTLGKIVRKKIHQMDNIGFTESKKVYTIAQNVANRLWGFNQLHGEALYPPPPLMGRYRCGKYDNYIFYPSRLDSAKRQDLVIKAMRYVHRDLRLIISGTGPSQERYKAIAREYGVADRVDFLGYVSDEQLLELYSNAFCVAYTPVDEDLGYVTMESFFSKKPVITCTDSGGTLEFVRDEENGYIAHPSLEDIAQKINALYESDRARTMGENGYQAMRNMNLSWDHVVDKLLGPMR, from the coding sequence TTGCTTGATCTTACAGAGAGTAATGGTTCGAAAATCGATGGAGTTATAGCAACAAAATTTCCTTCATATCTGGTTAAACACGATACGAAGGTCGTATGGCTGCTCCATCAGCATCGACAAGCATATGATCTAGCACACACGCAGTTTGACAACCTTGCAACCTATGGCACGCTTGGCAAGATCGTGCGGAAAAAGATCCATCAAATGGATAATATTGGGTTCACCGAGAGTAAAAAAGTCTATACGATCGCACAGAATGTCGCAAACCGGCTCTGGGGCTTTAACCAGTTGCATGGAGAGGCGTTGTATCCCCCTCCTCCCCTCATGGGCAGATATCGTTGCGGTAAGTATGATAACTACATCTTCTATCCGAGCAGGCTTGATTCAGCGAAACGCCAGGATCTTGTAATCAAAGCAATGAGGTATGTCCATCGCGATCTGAGGTTGATAATATCGGGAACGGGCCCCTCGCAGGAGCGATATAAGGCAATCGCGCGTGAATATGGAGTGGCTGATAGAGTTGATTTCCTTGGATACGTGTCTGATGAACAATTGCTCGAATTATACAGTAATGCTTTCTGTGTTGCTTACACCCCAGTTGACGAGGATCTGGGTTATGTTACTATGGAGTCATTTTTTTCCAAAAAGCCTGTAATAACATGCACTGACTCTGGAGGAACTTTAGAATTTGTCAGAGATGAGGAGAACGGCTATATCGCACATCCATCCCTGGAGGATATTGCCCAAAAAATAAATGCATTATACGAGAGTGATCGCGCCCGAACTATGGGTGAGAATGGCTATCAGGCAATGAGGAATATGAATTTATCGTGGGATCATGTTGTCGATAAACTTTTGGGGCCGATGCGATGA
- a CDS encoding glycosyltransferase family 4 protein, translating to MKIAYFSPVSPQKTGIADYSEVELLPYLPHHLDIDIFIDTKIRPNNDDLKKKFNIYPYTDYEKMKESYDIPLYHVGNNECHDYIYRSLIKNPGITIFHDIYLHNFLWSVSIGQGSTDRYREEFKYCYGEEGLNIADRAIGTGAYPEFDYPLIKRILDHSLGVICHNDFSIQVALKEKPDASITKIHHPLTIPQEIKDLESQNARKIKENLSIEAKKPIIVSFGFISSHKRYHVLLRAFKKLLVEFPDAVLLLVGKDLMGIDNLITSLGLAGSVIKAGFVPFTDIVKFLAIADFCVNLRHPTAGETSGSVLRIMAAKKSVIVSDVGWFSEIPEDCCLKVAVDSHEEDLLLAYMQTLAANARMREAIGENALRWVEREHNPQRIAEEFYRYIKSVVDGDEIVMTRVSEALLHLGVDEQDDNLLRHVSASIRGIL from the coding sequence ATGAAAATAGCGTACTTCTCGCCTGTATCCCCCCAGAAAACTGGAATTGCCGATTATTCTGAAGTTGAGTTGCTGCCATACCTCCCCCATCACTTGGATATTGATATTTTCATTGACACGAAAATACGGCCAAATAATGACGATTTAAAGAAAAAATTTAATATCTATCCATATACCGATTATGAGAAAATGAAGGAATCCTATGACATCCCACTCTATCACGTGGGGAACAACGAGTGTCACGACTATATCTATCGTTCTCTAATAAAAAACCCTGGAATTACTATTTTCCATGACATCTATTTACATAACTTCTTATGGAGTGTTTCTATTGGTCAAGGCAGCACTGATCGCTATAGAGAAGAGTTTAAATATTGTTATGGTGAAGAGGGGTTGAATATAGCAGACCGCGCGATTGGAACAGGTGCATATCCGGAGTTTGACTATCCCCTCATTAAAAGAATCCTTGACCACAGTTTGGGAGTCATTTGCCACAATGATTTTAGCATACAGGTTGCCCTTAAAGAGAAACCCGACGCTAGTATCACGAAAATTCACCATCCTTTGACGATCCCCCAAGAGATAAAAGATCTGGAAAGTCAGAATGCCCGGAAGATTAAGGAAAACCTTTCAATAGAGGCGAAGAAACCGATTATTGTAAGTTTTGGTTTCATATCGTCGCATAAGCGGTATCATGTCTTGCTGAGAGCGTTTAAGAAACTATTAGTTGAATTCCCTGATGCAGTTCTTCTCCTCGTTGGAAAAGATCTCATGGGAATTGATAATCTGATCACCAGTCTCGGCCTAGCAGGATCAGTTATTAAGGCTGGTTTCGTTCCTTTCACAGACATCGTCAAATTCCTTGCCATTGCAGATTTTTGCGTCAATCTCCGGCACCCAACGGCAGGTGAGACCAGTGGAAGTGTTCTGAGAATCATGGCAGCGAAAAAGTCCGTCATCGTCTCAGATGTGGGATGGTTCTCTGAAATCCCAGAAGATTGCTGCCTTAAGGTGGCAGTAGATTCCCATGAAGAGGACCTCCTCCTTGCATACATGCAGACTCTCGCTGCGAATGCTAGAATGCGCGAGGCCATCGGAGAGAACGCACTGCGATGGGTAGAGCGTGAACATAACCCCCAGAGAATAGCAGAAGAGTTTTATCGGTATATCAAGTCGGTTGTTGACGGGGATGAGATCGTGATGACACGGGTATCAGAAGCGTTGCTGCATCTGGGTGTTGACGAACAGGATGATAATTTGCTGAGGCACGTCTCAGCATCAATACGGGGTATACTGTAG
- a CDS encoding class I SAM-dependent methyltransferase — protein MAGTIRRFLQFKEKFRVISRDLDPRNPSEPNWFNGFIPGLDAISLYGFLCVNNPKRYVEVGSGNSTKFARKAVQDNHLQTKITSIDPYPRAEIDKICDEIVRKPVEDVDIALFEGLEAGDILFVDNSHRVFTNSDVTVIFLDVLPCLKPGVLVEFHDIFLPYDYPEEWNARYYSEQYTLGAYLLGGGKDTEILLPNCYISHIPDLHRILSPIWGDPLIDIVETYGGSFWVIKK, from the coding sequence ATGGCAGGTACTATCAGACGATTTCTGCAATTCAAAGAAAAATTCCGGGTAATTTCCCGGGACTTAGATCCTAGAAATCCCTCTGAGCCAAATTGGTTCAATGGTTTTATTCCGGGGCTGGATGCTATTTCACTCTATGGGTTTCTTTGTGTGAATAATCCCAAGCGATATGTGGAAGTAGGTTCTGGTAATTCCACCAAGTTTGCCCGGAAGGCGGTTCAGGACAATCACTTGCAGACAAAGATTACCTCGATCGATCCGTACCCTCGGGCGGAAATCGATAAAATCTGCGATGAAATCGTCCGTAAACCTGTCGAAGATGTCGATATTGCTCTTTTTGAAGGACTTGAAGCAGGGGATATCCTCTTCGTGGATAACTCACACCGCGTATTTACGAATTCGGATGTCACAGTGATATTCCTCGATGTTCTGCCGTGCTTGAAACCGGGCGTCCTTGTGGAGTTTCATGACATCTTCCTCCCATATGACTATCCGGAAGAATGGAATGCCAGATACTACTCAGAACAGTATACGTTGGGGGCGTACCTTCTTGGTGGTGGAAAAGATACTGAAATCCTGCTGCCGAATTGCTATATTTCTCATATTCCCGATCTGCATCGTATATTGTCTCCAATCTGGGGCGATCCCTTGATCGATATTGTTGAAACGTATGGGGGTTCATTTTGGGTTATAAAAAAGTGA
- a CDS encoding sulfatase-like hydrolase/transferase, translating into MTIKERIQNTLSDPGKRAPSIGAAFLLSLTVLFFGPSYMYYGNILEIPYFYSDMIWIFLAYSLAAAAIISAILLILKGTIHQRAVALVSALGLLFWIQGHVLVWDYGVLDGREIIWNDYLLNGIIDSAVWIAVLGVALFKAPSIYKHIAVASVLLLLVQGGGLAAEVYQAPDEPEWKSYAIGYDDTTMFEFSKEQNVVILVLDAFRSDIFQEIIDENDEYREMFDGFIYYRNAAGGYPHTDASIPLILTGEYYDNSIPRSEFVKTTFSNNSIPQTLMKNGYRVDLYPLLQHTIYQSKEVASNIGISERGQVDRVTDAMKGTIELQHLTLFRYMPHFLKSHFHFMPFVGTNRGDSTPHDLAFYNTLISEFNVSSEEKTFKFYHNVGPHGPLNLNADLHYEDLPFNETGYKEQAKASLKISGELVKQLKEHDIYEDSLIIIVGDHGALSAGHGVQNIVNTDLLSIGPALDGDEYRENWRMVAQGTPLVLVKPFNASGHLSISDAPVSLGDVPRTITSELQIPDEFSGQSILSINESDTRERKYFQYLSTNKSGQYYLELDYLPPLREYSINGHSWFRNSWAPTVQIYEPGQGLIPLPVYKSETEILFGKEGNAQTYQLAGWSGPEEGFTWTDGHNAVLAVQPENTDSDLALKITASPYLSGEALDQQRVTVYVNEHWVGEWLFDQPGTQEKTVLIPHNVLEGEIQYIAFEFPDATSPKDLGRSEDERDLAIAVHSMEIEGGQLWTQT; encoded by the coding sequence ATGACGATTAAAGAGAGAATTCAAAACACTCTCAGTGACCCGGGAAAAAGGGCCCCATCTATTGGCGCGGCATTTCTCCTGTCGCTTACGGTACTGTTTTTTGGCCCGTCATATATGTATTACGGGAATATCCTGGAGATCCCGTACTTCTATTCAGATATGATCTGGATTTTTTTAGCCTATTCTCTTGCCGCAGCAGCCATAATCTCGGCAATCCTCCTCATCCTTAAAGGGACAATCCACCAGCGCGCAGTGGCCCTCGTATCTGCATTAGGGCTATTATTCTGGATTCAGGGCCACGTTCTGGTCTGGGACTATGGAGTACTTGATGGGCGAGAGATTATCTGGAATGATTATCTCCTCAATGGTATCATCGATTCGGCAGTTTGGATTGCGGTTCTGGGTGTTGCACTCTTCAAAGCCCCCTCCATCTACAAACATATCGCTGTAGCAAGCGTTCTTTTGCTCTTGGTCCAGGGAGGAGGACTGGCTGCCGAAGTATACCAAGCACCCGATGAGCCAGAGTGGAAGAGTTACGCCATCGGATATGACGATACAACTATGTTTGAATTCTCAAAGGAACAGAATGTTGTTATTTTGGTGCTGGATGCTTTCCGATCAGACATCTTTCAAGAGATCATTGATGAGAATGATGAATATCGTGAGATGTTTGATGGGTTTATCTATTACAGAAATGCTGCCGGAGGATACCCACATACAGACGCTTCGATTCCGTTAATATTAACCGGCGAATATTATGACAATTCAATTCCTAGATCTGAATTTGTTAAAACCACATTCTCGAATAATTCCATCCCACAGACATTGATGAAGAATGGCTATAGAGTTGATTTATATCCTCTATTACAGCACACAATATATCAGAGTAAGGAAGTTGCATCGAACATAGGGATTTCAGAAAGAGGTCAGGTGGATAGAGTTACTGACGCGATGAAGGGGACGATAGAATTACAACATCTTACCCTGTTTAGATACATGCCGCACTTTTTAAAAAGCCATTTTCATTTTATGCCATTCGTAGGGACGAATAGAGGCGATAGCACTCCCCATGACCTTGCCTTCTATAATACACTCATTTCAGAATTTAATGTATCAAGCGAAGAGAAAACATTCAAGTTTTATCACAATGTAGGACCTCATGGCCCACTTAACTTAAATGCGGATTTGCATTATGAGGATCTACCATTTAACGAAACAGGTTATAAAGAGCAGGCGAAAGCATCTTTGAAAATATCAGGAGAGTTAGTTAAGCAACTAAAGGAGCATGACATTTACGAGGACTCATTAATAATCATTGTTGGTGATCACGGCGCCCTTAGCGCAGGTCATGGAGTCCAAAACATAGTGAACACGGATCTATTGAGTATAGGCCCCGCATTGGATGGCGACGAATACCGGGAGAACTGGAGAATGGTTGCACAAGGAACACCACTTGTGCTTGTAAAGCCATTTAATGCTAGCGGGCATCTATCTATATCCGATGCACCTGTTTCGCTTGGGGATGTTCCACGAACAATAACTTCCGAACTACAGATACCAGATGAATTTTCTGGGCAGTCAATTTTATCGATCAATGAATCAGACACAAGGGAGCGAAAATACTTCCAATATTTAAGTACGAACAAAAGTGGGCAGTATTATCTTGAGTTAGATTACCTCCCCCCTTTGAGAGAATATTCCATAAATGGTCATAGTTGGTTCCGTAACTCTTGGGCACCAACTGTTCAGATCTACGAGCCTGGGCAAGGCCTTATACCTTTACCGGTATATAAATCTGAAACAGAGATTCTCTTTGGAAAAGAGGGGAACGCACAGACATATCAACTCGCCGGGTGGTCTGGTCCAGAAGAGGGATTTACCTGGACTGATGGTCATAATGCTGTACTGGCAGTTCAACCGGAAAACACAGATTCAGACCTCGCTCTTAAAATCACAGCATCTCCCTATCTCAGTGGGGAGGCATTAGACCAGCAGCGGGTGACTGTTTACGTGAATGAGCACTGGGTAGGCGAGTGGCTGTTTGATCAACCTGGAACCCAGGAAAAGACAGTATTAATACCTCATAATGTACTGGAGGGAGAAATCCAGTATATTGCCTTTGAGTTCCCTGATGCTACATCACCTAAAGATCTGGGGCGATCGGAGGATGAAAGGGATTTAGCAATAGCTGTTCACTCAATGGAAATAGAAGGTGGACAACTATGGACACAAACATGA